In a genomic window of Thermosynechococcus sp. CL-1:
- a CDS encoding ABC transporter substrate-binding protein: MRSWQRWIGGLLVGLWLAILTSCGTTPPTQGTQIEFWTMQLQPKFTDYFHRLIAEFEAQHPDVHVRWVDIPWTAMQTKILMAVLAGTAPDVVNLNPDFAALLAGRNAWLNLNDYVPPAVRERYLPNIWQATTLEGKSFAVPWYLTSRVTIYNKAILAAAGIDRPPQTFAELASVAKVVKEKTGKYAFFITMVPEDSAELMQAMVQMGVKLVDDQGRAAFNSPVGKAVFQYWLDFYRQGLLPPQVLTEGHRQGIELYQAGQTALLMTSPEFLNAIATNAPSIAAVSAPAPQLTGDTGKKNVAVMNLLVPRQSRHPDLAVEFALFVTNNANQLAFAKEANVLPSTQAALADPYFCTIGENATPVDIARSVSARQMNQAEVLIPPLRDIKELQRLLYENLQAVLLGQKTIDQALKDAETAWNSRLG; this comes from the coding sequence ATGCGATCGTGGCAACGCTGGATCGGTGGGCTGTTGGTGGGGCTATGGCTGGCCATCCTCACCAGTTGTGGAACAACGCCGCCTACCCAAGGCACCCAGATTGAATTCTGGACCATGCAACTGCAACCGAAATTTACTGACTACTTCCATCGCCTGATTGCGGAATTTGAAGCCCAACATCCCGATGTCCATGTGCGCTGGGTGGATATTCCTTGGACGGCAATGCAGACCAAAATTCTCATGGCAGTATTAGCGGGCACTGCTCCCGATGTGGTGAACCTGAACCCCGACTTTGCGGCGTTGTTGGCAGGACGCAATGCGTGGCTCAATCTCAATGACTATGTGCCGCCAGCCGTGCGCGAGCGTTATCTACCGAATATCTGGCAGGCAACGACGTTAGAGGGCAAGAGTTTTGCCGTGCCTTGGTACCTCACCTCGCGGGTAACGATTTATAACAAGGCGATTCTTGCCGCCGCTGGGATCGATCGCCCCCCGCAAACCTTTGCTGAACTTGCCAGTGTTGCTAAAGTCGTGAAGGAGAAAACGGGCAAATACGCCTTCTTTATCACGATGGTGCCCGAGGACTCTGCCGAACTGATGCAGGCCATGGTACAGATGGGGGTGAAGCTTGTCGATGATCAAGGCCGTGCTGCCTTTAATTCCCCAGTGGGCAAAGCCGTTTTCCAGTATTGGCTGGATTTCTATCGTCAGGGACTCTTGCCGCCACAGGTGCTGACTGAAGGCCACCGCCAAGGTATCGAACTCTATCAAGCGGGACAAACGGCTCTATTGATGACCAGTCCGGAATTTTTGAACGCGATCGCCACCAATGCCCCCAGTATTGCAGCCGTTTCAGCCCCCGCCCCCCAGTTGACCGGAGACACTGGCAAGAAAAATGTTGCTGTGATGAATTTACTTGTGCCCCGCCAGAGCCGCCATCCTGACCTAGCCGTAGAATTTGCCCTCTTTGTCACCAATAATGCAAACCAACTCGCCTTTGCCAAGGAAGCCAATGTCCTGCCTTCTACACAAGCGGCTCTAGCGGATCCCTACTTCTGTACCATTGGCGAAAATGCCACCCCCGTGGACATTGCCCGATCGGTCAGCGCTCGTCAAATGAACCAAGCAGAGGTTCTCATTCCCCCTCTGCGGGATATTAAGGAGCTACAACGACTCCTCTACGAGAATTTACAGGCAGTTCTCTTGGGACAAAAGACAATTGATCAGGCACTCAAGGATGCAGAAACCGCATGGAATAGCCGTTTGGGATAA
- a CDS encoding 30S ribosomal protein S1, translating into MVNQEKTLDVGFTHADFAALLDRYDYHFNPGDIVAGTVFSIEPKGALIDIGAKTAAYIPIQEMSINRIDSPEEVLQPNETREFFILADENEEGQLTLSIRRIEYMRAWERVRQLQAEDATVRSQVFATNRGGALVRIEGLRGFIPGSHISTRVNKEELVGEELPLKFLEVDEERNRLVLSHRRALVERKMNKLEVGEVVVGTVRGIKPYGAFIDIGGVSGLLHISEISHDHIDTPHSVFNVNDQVKVMIIDLDAERGRISLSTKQLEPEPGDMVKNPQLVYEKAEEMAERYRQQLLQQQQQATAETTEEVIEDIPEATEDDTAEPILQEA; encoded by the coding sequence ATGGTCAATCAGGAAAAAACGTTAGACGTGGGCTTTACGCATGCTGATTTTGCAGCCTTACTCGACCGGTACGATTACCACTTCAACCCCGGCGACATTGTTGCTGGCACCGTCTTTAGCATCGAACCGAAGGGTGCCCTGATTGACATCGGTGCGAAAACCGCTGCCTACATCCCCATCCAAGAAATGTCTATCAACCGGATTGACAGTCCGGAAGAAGTCCTGCAACCGAACGAAACCCGTGAGTTCTTTATCTTGGCGGATGAAAATGAGGAAGGGCAGCTGACGCTGTCGATTCGCCGTATTGAGTACATGCGGGCTTGGGAGCGCGTTCGCCAACTGCAAGCGGAAGATGCCACCGTTCGTTCTCAGGTCTTTGCCACCAACCGTGGGGGTGCCCTTGTGCGCATTGAAGGGCTGCGCGGCTTTATCCCCGGTTCCCACATCAGCACCCGTGTCAACAAAGAAGAATTGGTGGGTGAAGAGCTACCCCTGAAGTTTTTAGAAGTGGATGAAGAGCGCAACCGCCTCGTCCTCAGCCACCGCCGTGCCCTTGTCGAACGCAAGATGAACAAACTGGAAGTGGGCGAAGTGGTGGTTGGAACCGTGCGTGGGATTAAGCCCTACGGTGCCTTCATTGACATTGGTGGGGTTAGCGGTCTGCTGCACATTTCCGAGATTTCCCACGATCACATTGATACGCCCCACAGTGTTTTCAATGTCAATGACCAAGTCAAGGTGATGATTATTGACCTTGATGCTGAGCGGGGTCGGATTTCCCTGTCCACCAAGCAACTGGAGCCAGAACCCGGTGACATGGTGAAAAATCCGCAGTTGGTCTATGAAAAGGCTGAAGAGATGGCAGAGCGCTATCGTCAGCAACTCCTGCAACAACAGCAGCAGGCCACCGCAGAGACCACTGAGGAAGTCATTGAAGACATTCCCGAAGCCACTGAAGACGATACGGCTGAGCCGATTCTTCAAGAAGCCTAG
- a CDS encoding exopolysaccharide biosynthesis protein: MAKLSTDLERAFLSPVPSPSDGEVLTQQLVSLGDILQLAGERTFGFLLAVLSLPSALPIPAPGYSTPFGIVLLLLGWQLLVGASTPWLPPRLLKRTMPRSQIQKIVRTALPWLRRIELISRPRLRPICTTRGGRLGLGVAVSLMAISMILPIPGTNTIPAMGIFTIGFGLLDDDGLISLAGVVISLIGLAVTTSILVALAWGGNSLLDVLKAWLHP; encoded by the coding sequence ATGGCAAAACTGTCCACTGACCTCGAACGTGCCTTTTTGAGTCCTGTGCCCAGCCCCAGCGATGGCGAGGTGTTAACGCAGCAACTGGTGTCCTTGGGGGATATTCTGCAGTTGGCGGGAGAGCGAACCTTCGGCTTTTTGCTGGCTGTACTTTCATTGCCCTCGGCGCTGCCTATTCCAGCCCCCGGTTACTCCACCCCCTTTGGCATTGTGCTGTTACTGTTGGGCTGGCAATTGCTCGTGGGTGCCTCAACCCCTTGGTTACCCCCGCGGCTGCTCAAGCGCACGATGCCGCGATCCCAGATTCAAAAGATTGTGCGCACAGCTTTGCCTTGGCTGCGGCGGATTGAATTGATCTCCCGTCCCCGCTTGCGCCCCATTTGCACGACCCGAGGCGGACGTTTGGGCTTGGGAGTTGCCGTGTCACTGATGGCAATCTCGATGATTTTGCCCATTCCCGGCACCAACACCATTCCAGCGATGGGCATTTTTACGATTGGCTTTGGTCTTTTGGATGACGATGGTTTGATTAGTCTGGCAGGGGTGGTTATTTCTCTGATTGGCTTAGCGGTGACCACCTCCATTCTGGTTGCCCTTGCGTGGGGGGGGAATAGTCTCCTCGATGTATTGAAGGCTTGGCTGCATCCGTAA
- the pdxA gene encoding 4-hydroxythreonine-4-phosphate dehydrogenase PdxA, with amino-acid sequence MSLALTLGDPAGIGPEILLKALAHLPSEMLGQFFIAGTGQVLEETYARLCQQGQVAIDPAQLRIWEHPLDAVIVPGQPSVVSGAASFAYLETAIQRAIAGEVAGIVTAPISKASWQAAGYAFPGQTEVLAHFTGTANVGMVFLGRSPVTNWVLTTLLATTHIPLQEVPKALTPERLNEKLALLVQFLRERRHLERPRIAIAGLNPHSGEQGHLGQEEVTWLIPWLAAAQQQYPQVELIGPVPPDTLWIGAADAWWGRPAPATAYDAYLALYHDQGLIPVKMLAFREAVNTTIGLPFIRTSPDHGTAFDIAGTGMADPQSFLAAIAWAQTLSEGSVFPLPPA; translated from the coding sequence ATGTCCCTTGCCCTCACCCTTGGGGATCCAGCGGGCATTGGCCCAGAAATTCTCCTGAAAGCCCTAGCTCACCTGCCCTCAGAAATGTTAGGGCAGTTTTTTATTGCTGGTACAGGCCAAGTATTAGAGGAAACGTACGCTCGCCTCTGCCAGCAGGGACAGGTGGCCATTGATCCTGCCCAGCTTCGGATTTGGGAGCATCCCCTCGATGCGGTGATTGTGCCGGGGCAACCGAGTGTGGTGAGTGGGGCGGCGAGCTTTGCCTACTTAGAAACAGCCATTCAGCGGGCGATCGCTGGCGAGGTGGCAGGCATTGTGACGGCACCGATTTCTAAGGCCAGTTGGCAGGCGGCAGGCTATGCTTTTCCCGGTCAAACAGAAGTGCTGGCTCACTTTACAGGAACCGCCAACGTGGGCATGGTGTTCTTGGGGCGATCGCCCGTAACCAACTGGGTGCTGACCACTTTACTCGCGACGACCCACATCCCCTTGCAAGAGGTGCCCAAAGCACTGACCCCCGAACGCCTCAATGAAAAACTCGCGCTCCTTGTGCAGTTTCTGAGGGAGCGACGGCATCTGGAGCGGCCTCGCATTGCCATTGCTGGCTTGAATCCCCACAGTGGTGAGCAGGGACACTTAGGCCAAGAGGAAGTGACTTGGCTGATTCCATGGCTCGCAGCAGCCCAGCAGCAGTATCCCCAAGTTGAACTGATTGGTCCTGTGCCCCCTGATACCCTCTGGATTGGAGCTGCCGATGCGTGGTGGGGACGCCCTGCCCCGGCAACTGCCTACGATGCCTACCTCGCGCTTTACCATGATCAGGGGTTGATTCCCGTGAAGATGCTCGCTTTTCGGGAAGCGGTGAATACGACGATTGGCTTGCCCTTTATTCGCACGTCCCCGGATCACGGTACGGCTTTTGATATTGCGGGTACAGGGATGGCAGACCCACAGAGTTTTCTGGCGGCGATCGCTTGGGCGCAAACCCTGAGTGAAGGATCGGTTTTCCCTCTTCCCCCCGCCTAA
- a CDS encoding aminotransferase class IV — MLLCNLDGVITPEASISVLDRGFLYGDSVYEVMRTYRGIPFALPEHLARLRASAAYLYMSVPWSDEYITQEVQRTLAAAPAGEYYIRIVVTRGRDRRIGLLPEPTTQPRLLIVLMAIAPEPTLSEQGICLTIAKRQRTSTAALDPAAKTGNYLNNILALLEAQQAGFDDALLLNAQGQMTEATTSNLWIVREGVVETPPTAVGMLHGITRATLLQIVANLGMPHREVILTPQELARASEGFLSSSVRLLMPIRQVDEVIFPACPGPVTQKLWQELLTVMEKATLA, encoded by the coding sequence GTGTTGCTCTGCAATTTGGATGGGGTGATTACGCCAGAGGCCTCGATTTCTGTTCTTGATCGCGGGTTTCTCTACGGCGATAGCGTTTATGAAGTGATGCGTACCTACCGCGGGATTCCCTTTGCCTTACCAGAGCACCTCGCACGGTTGCGTGCTTCAGCGGCCTATCTCTACATGAGCGTGCCGTGGTCTGATGAGTACATTACCCAAGAAGTGCAACGCACCTTAGCGGCTGCCCCAGCGGGAGAATATTACATTCGGATTGTCGTGACCCGTGGTAGGGATCGCCGCATTGGGCTATTGCCAGAACCAACGACCCAGCCCAGATTATTGATTGTGTTGATGGCGATCGCCCCCGAACCAACATTGAGCGAACAGGGAATTTGCCTGACCATTGCCAAGCGGCAACGCACGAGCACTGCTGCCCTTGATCCAGCCGCCAAAACGGGCAATTACCTCAACAATATCTTGGCGCTATTGGAAGCGCAGCAAGCTGGGTTTGACGACGCCCTGCTTCTCAATGCCCAAGGGCAGATGACCGAGGCCACGACCAGTAACCTCTGGATTGTCCGTGAGGGTGTGGTCGAGACACCCCCCACTGCTGTTGGGATGCTCCACGGAATTACGCGAGCGACGCTGTTGCAGATCGTTGCAAACTTGGGCATGCCCCATCGGGAAGTGATTCTCACCCCACAGGAGCTAGCGAGAGCCAGTGAGGGCTTTCTGAGTTCATCGGTGCGCCTGCTAATGCCGATTCGCCAAGTGGATGAGGTGATCTTTCCCGCCTGTCCAGGGCCTGTGACCCAAAAGTTATGGCAGGAATTATTAACAGTGATGGAAAAGGCGACTCTGGCCTAG
- a CDS encoding potassium transporter Kup, with translation MTKTNAAHQPSRLLILGALGVVYGDLGTSPLYAFEETFNPLHPLTVTPDNIYGILSLILWSLVLIPTFKYAIFALRADNGGEGGIFPLTALVLSRIRLSPHWRRWVIIFGLVGAAMFYGDSTITPAISVLSAVEGLEVLSSQFATWTVPLTGVILVGLFWFQHRGTTQVGQVFGPIMFLWFMTLGILGAIHIFEHPTILNALNPWWGVELFRTHPSQVLFLLGVVILALTGAEAMYADMGHFGVQPIRLAWYRLVFPALALNYLGQGAFILKHPTATHNLFFQLVPEWSVLPLVILSTLATVIASQAVISGAFSMTAAAIKLGYLPRLRIDVTDDHHRGQIYIPVINWLLLVTVLLLVITFRNSSELAGAYGLAVNLTMVVTTLCLILVARHLWRWSILQISLVWVSILVIEIAFLMGNALKIAHGGWYPLVFGGIIYMLLVTWRQGQVLLRQQLLQANTHFSLKELLSQGVARVPGIAVFFSPLPHTIPPTFIQNLQHNHVLHEQMIFIHLATANLPHVPLSEQLAYTVTDVGIYEIILTSGFRDRPDVLLALETCQRVLNLPLNEPMSFFLGRRTIIPTHAPGMTYWQKVVFAWLYRNAEDAMIYFRLPPEQVVELGIQVEI, from the coding sequence ATGACAAAAACGAATGCTGCCCACCAGCCCTCAAGGCTCCTCATTCTGGGTGCCCTCGGTGTCGTCTATGGTGACCTAGGGACCAGTCCCCTCTATGCCTTTGAAGAAACCTTCAATCCCCTTCATCCCCTAACGGTTACTCCGGACAATATCTACGGCATTCTCTCTTTGATCCTCTGGTCGCTTGTCCTCATTCCAACATTCAAGTATGCAATCTTTGCCCTGCGTGCTGACAATGGCGGTGAAGGCGGCATCTTTCCCCTGACGGCACTTGTCCTCTCCCGAATTCGCCTTAGTCCCCACTGGCGGCGCTGGGTGATCATTTTCGGTCTCGTGGGGGCGGCCATGTTCTATGGAGATAGCACCATTACCCCTGCGATTAGTGTTCTCTCTGCCGTTGAGGGGCTAGAGGTGCTCAGTTCCCAGTTTGCAACTTGGACAGTTCCGCTAACGGGGGTCATTTTAGTGGGGTTGTTTTGGTTTCAACATCGCGGTACCACCCAAGTGGGGCAGGTCTTTGGCCCGATCATGTTCCTCTGGTTTATGACCTTGGGCATTCTTGGCGCGATTCACATCTTCGAGCACCCCACAATTCTGAACGCCCTCAATCCTTGGTGGGGAGTAGAACTCTTTCGCACCCATCCCAGCCAAGTTCTTTTTCTATTGGGAGTGGTTATTCTGGCACTGACGGGTGCCGAGGCGATGTATGCCGATATGGGACACTTTGGCGTCCAGCCGATTCGCTTGGCGTGGTATCGTCTAGTCTTTCCTGCCCTTGCCTTGAATTATCTGGGGCAGGGTGCTTTCATTCTCAAGCATCCAACGGCTACCCATAATCTCTTTTTCCAACTTGTGCCTGAGTGGAGCGTTTTGCCCTTAGTCATTCTCAGTACATTGGCCACCGTTATTGCATCTCAAGCGGTAATTTCGGGGGCTTTTTCAATGACTGCTGCGGCTATTAAGTTGGGCTATCTGCCCCGGCTGCGCATTGATGTCACGGATGATCATCACCGTGGCCAGATTTATATTCCTGTAATCAACTGGTTGCTATTGGTTACGGTTCTGCTCTTGGTCATCACCTTTAGAAACTCATCAGAACTCGCGGGTGCCTATGGTTTGGCAGTTAACTTAACCATGGTAGTTACGACTCTCTGCCTGATTTTGGTGGCGCGGCACTTGTGGCGGTGGTCTATTCTGCAAATTAGCCTTGTTTGGGTCAGTATTTTAGTAATTGAAATTGCTTTCCTGATGGGAAATGCCCTCAAGATTGCCCACGGTGGCTGGTATCCCCTTGTTTTCGGCGGGATTATTTATATGCTCTTAGTGACGTGGCGACAAGGTCAGGTTCTGCTGCGCCAGCAACTGCTGCAAGCAAATACTCACTTCTCCCTCAAGGAACTGCTCAGTCAAGGGGTTGCGCGTGTGCCGGGGATTGCTGTTTTCTTCTCACCACTTCCCCACACCATTCCACCGACCTTTATTCAAAACCTTCAGCACAATCATGTGTTGCATGAGCAGATGATCTTTATCCATTTAGCAACTGCGAATTTACCCCATGTGCCCTTGTCAGAACAATTGGCCTATACAGTCACGGATGTCGGTATTTATGAAATCATCCTTACCTCGGGGTTTCGCGATCGCCCCGATGTCCTACTCGCCCTTGAAACTTGCCAACGTGTCCTCAATCTCCCCCTCAACGAACCGATGAGTTTCTTCCTAGGCCGTCGCACAATCATCCCCACCCACGCCCCCGGTATGACCTACTGGCAAAAGGTTGTCTTTGCTTGGCTATATCGCAATGCTGAGGATGCCATGATCTACTTTCGTCTGCCCCCTGAACAAGTAGTGGAGCTTGGCATACAGGTAGAGATTTGA
- a CDS encoding DUF1825 family protein produces MGFFDSEIVQQEAQRLFQDYQQLMQLGSEYGKFDREGKKIYIEKMEELMERYRIFMKRFELSDDFMAQMTIKQLETQLSQFGMSAQAMFDQMHQTLERMKAEVERQP; encoded by the coding sequence ATGGGATTCTTTGATTCAGAAATTGTTCAACAGGAAGCACAACGCCTGTTTCAGGACTACCAGCAGTTGATGCAGCTTGGCTCCGAGTACGGCAAGTTTGACCGCGAAGGCAAGAAAATTTATATCGAAAAAATGGAAGAACTCATGGAGCGCTACCGTATTTTTATGAAGCGGTTTGAGTTGTCCGATGACTTCATGGCGCAGATGACCATCAAACAATTGGAGACCCAACTCAGCCAGTTTGGTATGTCTGCCCAAGCCATGTTTGATCAAATGCATCAAACCCTTGAGCGCATGAAAGCCGAAGTGGAACGCCAACCCTAG
- a CDS encoding DUF6464 family protein yields MATPSDLPTELHLINPRRSLGHVYLDWTPQPGCHVDHEGETYTVLERRHRYRFRGGRYQLEKIALYVQHSDTTSDRHLVNGQWVIGDPTCRWNALSPLLRCAVNPQGSCQDCRDYQPREP; encoded by the coding sequence ATGGCAACCCCATCTGACTTACCGACAGAGTTGCACCTGATCAACCCGCGGCGATCGCTGGGTCATGTTTATCTCGACTGGACACCCCAACCTGGTTGCCATGTGGATCATGAAGGGGAAACCTATACCGTGTTAGAACGCCGTCATCGCTACCGGTTTCGTGGCGGACGTTATCAGCTGGAAAAAATTGCCCTCTATGTGCAGCACAGCGATACTACCAGCGATCGCCATCTCGTCAATGGACAGTGGGTGATTGGAGATCCCACCTGCCGCTGGAATGCGCTTTCACCCTTGTTGCGGTGTGCTGTGAACCCTCAAGGCTCCTGCCAAGACTGTCGAGATTACCAGCCTCGAGAACCTTAA
- the mscL gene encoding large conductance mechanosensitive channel protein MscL: protein MGRLNRRQVKQFWQEFRQFALKGNVIDLAIAVVVGGAFSRIVTSVVEDLMMPLINPLIPGGDWRELTVGSGIRIGKFLGSLLDFGVIALSLFILLKLLLPLLPKKPPASEQRECPYCLESVPLKATRCRACTSKLPPL, encoded by the coding sequence ATGGGGCGATTGAACCGCCGACAGGTCAAGCAATTTTGGCAGGAGTTCCGCCAATTTGCCTTAAAGGGGAATGTGATTGATCTGGCGATCGCTGTCGTGGTGGGGGGTGCCTTTAGCCGCATTGTCACCTCCGTGGTGGAAGACCTGATGATGCCTTTGATCAATCCCCTGATTCCAGGGGGCGACTGGCGCGAGCTTACGGTCGGGTCGGGGATTAGAATTGGCAAGTTTTTGGGCAGTTTGCTCGACTTTGGGGTGATTGCCCTGAGCTTGTTTATTCTCCTGAAGCTGCTTTTACCCTTGCTACCGAAGAAACCCCCTGCGTCAGAACAACGGGAGTGTCCCTACTGCTTGGAATCAGTGCCCCTCAAAGCAACTCGCTGTCGTGCCTGCACCTCTAAACTCCCCCCCCTGTAG